A window from Dunckerocampus dactyliophorus isolate RoL2022-P2 chromosome 15, RoL_Ddac_1.1, whole genome shotgun sequence encodes these proteins:
- the arl4d gene encoding ADP-ribosylation factor-like protein 4D, whose product MGNRVSDMSPTGSFLPSFQRVHVVVIGLDSAGKTSLLYRLKLKEFVETIPTKGFNTEKVKVAVGGSRTVTFQVWDVGGQEKLRPLWKSYTRRTDGLVFVVDASETERMEEAKVELHKISRSSENQGVPVLILANKQDLDAALPVGQVEKLLAVHELSACTLHHVHSCSAVDGQGVQQGLEKLYDMILKRKKLVKHSRSRRR is encoded by the coding sequence ATGGGTAACCGGGTGAGCGACATGTCGCCCACCGGCTCCTTCCTGCCCAGCTTCCAGCGTGTGCACGTGGTGGTGATCGGGCTGGACTCTGCTGGGAAGACCTCTCTGCTCTACAGGCTCAAGCTGAAGGAGTTTGTGGAGACCATCCCCACCAAGGGCTTCAACACGGAGAAGGTTAAGGTGGCAGTGGGCGGCTCCCGGACCGTCACCTTCCAGGTGTGGGACGTGGGCGGCCAGGAGAAGCTGCGTCCTCTGTGGAAGTCGTACACTCGGCGCACGGACGGGCTGGTCTTCGTGGTGGACGCCTCCGAGACGGAGCGCATGGAGGAGGCCAAGGTGGAGCTCCACAAGATCAGCCGCAGCTCGGAGAACCAGGGCGTGCCCGTGCTGATTCTGGCCAACAAGCAGGACCTGGACGCGGCGCTCCCCGTGGGCCAGGTGGAGAAGCTGCTGGCCGTGCACGAACTGAGCGCGTGCACGCTGCACCACGTGCACAGCTGCAGCGCCGTGGACGGTCAGGGGGTGCAGCAAGGCCTGGAGAAACTCTATGACATGAtcttgaagaggaagaagttggTCAAgcacagcaggagcaggaggagatGA
- the tmem106a gene encoding transmembrane protein 106A — MVTSQHSSPDEPDERNENVKTLKHLPCYGTLGDACPTCRGTGRIPRGHEDQLVAVIPCNDKRLQPRRTKLYVCVSMVLCLFLCCLILFFLFPRSVTLTPVSVLSVMVFFTPDAVQMEVTNLINIVNENFVPVQIVEFDVQGLVSHVVISKTKLSNMSTIPSRSQKAYTYQIDLPITDKGLSTYCQSSAIKIHTLFVELQMTMNISYLSHTEQLSVDTFEYIDCGTNSTTPHPVR; from the exons ATGGTGACCAGCCAGCACAGCAGCCCAGATGAGCCAGATGAGAGGAACGAGAACGTGAAGACCCTGAAACATTTGCCTTGCTATGGCACCTTGGGAGACGCCTGCCCCACTTGCCGTGGCACGGGAAGAATTCCAAGAG GCCACGAAGACCAGCTGGTTGCTGTCATCCCCTGTAACGACAAAAGACTCCAGCCCAGACGCAC GAAGCTGTACGTGTGCGTGTCCATGGTGCTGTGTCTCTTCCTCTGCTGTCtcatcctcttcttcctcttccctCGGAGCGTCACCCTGACGCCTGTGTCCGTGCTGTCCGTCATGGTCTTCTTCACCCCGGACGCCGTGCAGATGGAGGTCACG AATCTCATCAACATCGTCAACGAGAACTTTGTCCCGGTCCAGATTGTGGAATTTGACGTCCAAGGCCTGGTGTCCCACGTGGTCATCAGCAAGACCAAGCTGTCCAACATGTCCACCATCCCGTCCCGCTCGCAGAAAGCG TACACCTATCAAATTGACCTGCCCATTACGGACAAAGGCCTAAG CACGTACTGCCAGTCCAGCGCCATCAAGATCCACACCTTGTTCGTGGAGCTGCA GATGACCATGAACATTTCCTACTTGTCCCACACGGAGCAGCTGTCGGTGGACACGTTCGAGTACATCGACTGCGGCACCAACTCCACCACCCCGCACCCGGTCAGATGA
- the nbr1a gene encoding NBR1 autophagy cargo receptor a, with protein MGLPVIIKVNFRGNVKRFLAGELDKLEWSSVETWIKASFGINHFQVKYFDEDSEEICINSQDEYEEAIKSAEKQGSLLKMNVYKMKGQACGGPLKTEVKELKGDLRPAPPYPSRVKTVDKGTQVTPEREAVTVKDSKGTKADDEPPPMWFRSYMEKFKDEVVKEVVERMCSDFSGQCCTHKSPTAPPEPSGASCAPMGPRPGPPTTTVGPKPGPSTSSGSLGYTPNCSSCNKLTSEGAYKCSVCPSCILCEMCRHSHDPSHNLVRTKTPLSIPEHGMSGELRFLRRGDRTVRKAERQRLKAERRQLRAEVKEIKKKLRLEKRGLQWSGPSTSGRAVLANTASASTQAPALPPPVASDTASGPVPAPGPAPAPAPDPQASSPEGPGAAHSSLLPTMAALFLDENLPDGTRLEPGTIFIKYWKMRNSGTISWTPETKLVLVWGNLSLASQEKRAVPVPLLPPGKVGMVSVTLVAPMMEGTYSSHWRLAHCGQQFGPRVWCSVVVERGSAINARMRLRKQLQSGAKVSKDCLDSHEGPFPPYMDLLTAQDLLSFELMDINIVQELEKVPTNTPVDLTPCISPLPPDEPENAAKDDTEVTGVRKLFGGKPKIQREHPWESATPEEEREEEISGAQFLCETVIRSLTLEEAPDHRPLRRSQLHCSRLPQVVSRGPAFERTAASEKSEGEGNEICGLAGASVALPPILCLAQEEETRTAPPASSRHTDDDDDDDDDEDETVKGSKDEKVEDWDEVSSQTSSSSSCDDFIIVLPDCFDISRPLGESMYSSALSQPDAVVTATLASPELLQEEDYTSDVGEASPPGEEEQQTEGVDEIDPAGGGTLATPPLTIHSSVNQMLCASQTLDAATLTPEVVPPPPALYSPRSEALYLAEDACHEADESHTPRVHANISSGLSRSAGSASSAFETYNPRPSNALQPRGQGGITEGLVKGALSVAASAYKALFTAPNCPVQRGIDPATRQDPSLMAMLLEMGFRDQRLNQRLLRKHSYNLLHTVNELVQMAEDTPPNRAVEARH; from the exons ATGGGCCTGCCTGTCATCATTAAAGTGAATTTTCGTGGGAATGTGAAGAGATTCCTGGCGGGCGAGCTGGACAAGCTGGAGTGGAGCTCGGTGGAAACCTGG ATTAAAGCCTCATTCGGAATAAACCACTTTCAAGTGAAGTACTTTGATGAAGACAGTGAAGAG ATTTGCATTAACAGTCAAG ATGAGTATGAAGAAGCCATCAAG AGCGCAGAGAAGCAAGGCAGCCTCCTCAAGATGAACGTGTATAAGATGAAAGGTCAAGCCTGCGGAGGCCCGCTCAAGACGGAGGTCAAGGAGCTGAAGGGGGACCTGCGACCCGCACCGCCGTATCCGTCAAGGGTCAAGACGGTGGACAAGGGCACGCAGGTCACTCCAGAGCGAGAAGCT GTGACTGTGAAGGACAGCAAGGGGACCAAAGCAGACGACGAGCCTCCTCCCATGTGGTTTAGATCATACATGGAGAAG TTCAAAGACGAGGTTGTTAAAGAGGTAGTGGAAAGGATGTGCAGTGACTTCTCTGGCCAGTGTTGCACACACAAGTCTCCCACTGCGCCCCCTGAGCCCAGTGGAGCCAGCTGTGCTCCCATGGGGCCCAGGCCTGGGCCCCCCACCACCACGGTGGGACCCAAACCAGGCCCCTCCACCTCCAGTGGATCTCTAGGTTACACCCCAAACTGCAGCAGCTGCAACAAGCTCACCTCTGAAGGAGCCTACAAGTGCAG CGTTTGCCCATCCTGCATCCTTTGCGAGATGTGCCGACACAGCCATGACCCCAGCCACAACCTCGTGAGAACCAAGACACCTCTCTCCATCCCGGAACACGGAATGTCGGGAGAACTGAG GTTCCTACGGCGAGGAGACAGGACGGTGCGCAAGGCCGAGCGCCAGCGCCTCAAAGCAGAAAGGAGGCAGCTGAGAGCCGAAGTGAAGGAAATCAAGAAGAAACTGAGACTGGAGAAGAGGGGCCTGCAATGGAGCGGGCCCTCTACCTCAGGCCGAGCCGTCCTGGCTAACACGGCCTCCGCCTCCACCCAGGCCCCTGCCCTGCCCCCGCCCGTCGCCTCAGACACAGCCTCAGGTCCCGTCCCCGCCCCCGGCCCGGCCCCGGCCCCGGCCCCCGACCCGCAGGCCTCCAGTCCAGA GGGTCCCGGGGCCGCGCACTCGTCCTTGCTGCCCACTATGGCCGCCTTGTTTCTGGATGAAAATCTGCCTGACGGCACCCGTCTGGAGCCCGGAACCATTTTCATCAAATACTGGAAGATGAGGAACTCGGGGACTATCAGCTGGACCCCAGAGACCAAG CTGGTGTTAGTTTGGGGGAACCTCAGCCTGGCGTCGCAGGAGAAAAGGGCAGTGCCGGTGCCTCTGCTGCCGCCTGGGAAAGTGGGCATGGTCAGCGTGACCTTGGTGGCCCCCATGATGGAGGGCACATACAGCTCCCATTGGCGCCTGGCGCACTGCGGCCAGCAGTTCGGCCCGCGCGTGTGGTGCAGCGTCGTGGTGGAACGCGGCAGCGCCATCAACGCTCGGATGCGGCTG AGGAAACAGCTGCAGTCAGGAGCGAAGGTGTCCAAGGATTGTTTGGACAGCCACGAGGGCCCCTTCCCGCCGTATATGGACCTGCTGACTGCACAG GATCTTCTGTCCTTCGAGTTAATGGATATAAACATTGTGCAGGAGCTGGAGAAGGTGCCAACCAACACCCCCGTGG ATTTGACACCCTGCATTTCCCCGCTGCCCCCCGATGAACCAGAGAATGCCGCCAAAGACGACACAGAGGTCACAGGTGTCCGAAAACTTTTTG GAGGGAAACCAAAGATCCAGAGGGAGCACCCGTGGGAGTCTGCCACCCCGGAGGAGGAGCGTGAGGAGGAGATCAGTGGCGCTCAGTTCCTGTGTGAGACGGTCATCCGCTCCCTCACCTTGGAGGAGGCGCCCGACCACAGGCCCCTGCGCAGGAGCCAGTTGCACTGTAGCCGCCTGCCACAAG TTGTTTCTCGGGGCCCCGCCTTTGAGAGGACGGCGGCGTCTGAGAAGAGCGAGGGAGAAGGAAATGAAATTTGCGGCCTCGCGGGTGCCAGTGTAGCTCTGCCACCCATCTTGTGCCTCGCCCAGGAAGAAGAGACGAGGACAG CCCCCCCCGCTAGCTCGCGTCACACTGACGACgacgatgacgatgatgatgatgaggatgaaacCGTGAAGGGCAGTAAAGATGAGAAGGTGGAAGACTGGGATGAG GTCAGCAGCCAGACCTCTTCCTCGTCCTCCTGCGATGACTTCATCATCGTCCTCCCCGACTGCTTTGACATCAGCCGTCCACTGGGGGAGTCCATGTACAGCTCTGCCTTGTCACAGCCCGACGCCGTCGTCACGGCGACCCTGGCTAGCCCGGAgttgctgcaggaggaggactaCACCTCTGATGTGGGTGAGGCATCGCCACCCGGAGAAGAGGAGCAGCAGACGGAGGGTGTTGATGAAATCGACCCGGCCGGCGGCGGCACTCTGGCCACGCCCCCCCTCACCATCCACAGCAGCGTCAACCAGATGTTGTGCGCCTCTCAGACTCTGGACGCCGCCACGCTCACCCCAGAAGTGGTGCCCCCGCCGCCCGCCCTCTACTCACCCAG ATCCGAGGCGCTGTACTTGGCAGAAGACGCCTGTCATGAAGCGGACGAGTCGCACACGCCCAGGGTCCACGCTAACA tttcATCAGGTCTGTCCAGATCTGCAGGCTCAGCCTCGAGTGCCTTTGAGACGTACAACCCCAGACCGAGCAACGCACTGCAGCCCAG GGGCCAAGGGGGCATCACCGAGGGACTGGTAAAGGGGGCTCTTTCAGTGGCGGCGTCCGCTTACAAGGCTCTGTTCACCGCGCCCAACTGTCCCGTACAG CGAGGCATCGACCCGGCCACCCGCCAGGACCCGTCTCTCATGGCCATGCTGCTGGAGATGGGCTTCAGGGACCAGCGGCTCAACCAGCGGCTGCTGAGGAAGCACAGCTACAACCTGCTGCACACCGTCAACGAGCTGGTGCAGATGGCCGAGGACACGCCGCCCAACCGGGCCGTGGAGGCTCGGCACTGA
- the psme3 gene encoding proteasome activator complex subunit 3, translated as MSSLLKVDNEIKTKVDAFRERITAEAEDLVANFFPKKLLELDHFLKDPIINVTELKEIHSEINLTVPDPILLSNLHDGVDGQNAKKRKLEDEDAGDKVTGTKVFVMPGGMMKSNGNLVLLIEKVKPEIRTLIEKCNTVKMWVQLLIPRIEDGNNFGVSIQEETVAELRTVEGEAAAFLDQISRYYITRAKLVSKIAKYPHVEDYRRTVSEIDEKEYISLKIIVSELRNQYVALHDMILKNIEKIKRPRSCNADALY; from the exons ATGTCTTCACTGCTCAAAGTGGATAATGAAATTAAAACTAAG GTTGATGCATTTAGGGAGCGTATCACTGCAGAG GCCGAGGACCTAGTTGCAAATTTTTTCCCAAAGAAGTTATTGGAGCTGGATCACTTCCTTAAG GATCCTATCATTAACGTAACGGAGCTGAAGGAGATCCATTCGGAGATAAACCTGACGGTGCCTGACCCCATCCTGCTGTCAAACCTCCACGATGGAGTTGATGGA CAAAAcgccaaaaagagaaagctggAGGACGAAGATGCAGGGGACAAGG TGACTGGCACCAAGGTGTTTGTCATGCCCGGTGGGATGATGAAGAGCAACGGCAACCTTGTTCTTCTTATAGAAAAGGTCAAACCGGAGATCCGGACGCTCATAGAGAAATGTAACACA GTGAAAATGTGGGTGCAGCTGCTGATTCCCAGGATAGAGGACGGCAACAACTTTGGAGTGTCCATCCAGGAGGAGACCGTTGCTGAGCTCCGAACGGTGGAAGGGGAGGCGGCAGCTTTCCTGGACCAGATATCCAG ATATTACATCACTCGAGCAAAGCTGGTTTCGAAAATAGCAAAATACCCCCATGTG GAGGACTATCGGCGCACGGTATCAGAGATCGACGAGAAGGAATACATCAGTCTGAAGATCATCGTATCGGAGCTAAGAAATCAATAC GTGGCGCTGCACGACATGATCCTGAAGAACATCGAGAAGATCAAGAGGCCTCGCAGCTGTAACGCCGACGCCTTGTACTGA
- the g6pc1a.1 gene encoding glucose-6-phosphatase a, catalytic subunit, tandem duplicate 1, translating to MLLRDQSAIMDLVHSWGVQLAQHLQTKYSGYEGLFSLASTVADLHTTFFFFFPIWFHLRRDTGLRLVWVAVVGDWINLVLKWVLFGERPYWWVHETHFYRAGAAPSLHQFPITCETGPGSPSGHAMGAAGVWYVMVTALLAIAAEKRCPPSLYTVLQVLLWGLMVLLVLLVCMSRVYMAAHFPHQVIAGIVAGVLVAEAVSGVKWIYSASLRTYTFTAAFLISFAVGFYLMLKAVGVDLLWTLEKAQRWCTKAEWVHLDTTPFASLLRNTGSLLGLGVGLSLHSPRKTSCAFKTVCIVASLALLRLLDAWTFSSENLVAFYCLSFSKSAVALLIPTAVVPWALR from the exons ATGCTCCTCAGGGACCAGTCTGCTATCATGGATCTTGTCCACAGCTGGGGGGTCCAGCTGGCGCAGCACCTTCAGACCAAATACAGCGGATACGAGGGCTTGTTCAGTCTGGCCTCCACGGTAGCCGACCTGCACaccaccttcttcttcttcttccccatCTGGTTCCACCTGCGGAGGGACACGGGGCTCCGGCTGGTCTGGGTGGCTGTCGTCGGAGACTGGATCAACCTGGTCCTCAAATG GGTTCTTTTTGGAGAGAGACCATACTGGTGGGTTCATGAGACCCACTTCTACAGGGCGGGGGCGGCCCCTTCGCTGCACCAGTTCCCCATCACGTGTGAAACTGGACCAG GGAGTCCCTCTGGTCATGCCATGGGGGCTGCGGGGGTCTGGTACGTGATGGTGACCGCTCTGCTCGCCATCGCAGCGGAGAAACGATGCCCGCCGTCACTGTACAC TGTCTTGCAGGTGCTTCTGTGGGGGCTCATGGTCCTGCTGGTGTTGCTGGTGTGCATGTCCAGGGTCTACATGGCCGCCCACTTCCCACACCAGGTCATCGCCGGCATTGTGGCAG GCGTGCTCGTGGCTGAAGCCGTGTCCGGGGTGAAGTGGATCTACAGCGCTAGCTTGAGGACGTACACCTTCACCGCGGCCTTCTTGATCTCCTTCGCGGTGGGCTTCTACCTCATGCTCAAAGCTGTGGGTGTGGACCTCCTGTGGACTCTGGAGAAGGCCCAGCGGTGGTGCACGAAGGCCGAGTGGGTCCACCTGGACACCACGCCCTTCGCCAGCCTCCTGCGCAACACGGGCAGCCTGCTGGGTCTTGGCGTCGGCCTGAGCCTGCACTCGCCCAGGAAGACGAGCTGCGCTTTCAAGACGGTTTGCATCGTTGCCTCGTTAGCGCTGCTGCGTCTCTTAGATGCTTGGACATTTTCCTCAGAGAACCTCGTAGCTTTCTACTGCTTGTCCTTCAGCAAGAGCGCAGTCGCACTTTTAATCCCGACCGCGGTGGTTCCTTGGGCTCTCCGCTGA